The genome window GCCGCGGCCGCTACGAGCCGCGTGTCAAGAAACGCCGCCCCAAGAAGTACATGCGGATGACCAAGCCCCGGCGCGAATACCACGAAGACCTAATCCAGCAATGGTTTGCGGCTTAACTTCGTGGCATTCGGGTCACTGCTAAATTCCGTGGAGATCCAGGCGATATGGGCTGTCCTCGTTCAGTCCTCTGCTCGACTTTCTCCGGGAGAGAAGCCCAGCCCAGTAGGGGCCGCTCGGCGGAGCTTGTTAGGTTTCATCAAGGTGAAAATGCGGCCGCCCGGCATGCGCGCCTGACGCGACTGCGGCATCGCGAGACCTGATCTTCCGAATGGTCCCAACAGCGGGCCCTACTCCTCCCGCATCTCACCTTCCTGTCTTCATTCGCCGAATTGGGACAGCTTGACCGGGGGTTGATCGTCGAACTGGACGGAGATCACCAGGGTTCCCCCCATCGCTTCGACGTACTTCCGGAGGGTGCTCACATAGACGTCGGTCCGCCTTTCCAACCGGCTGACGGCCGCCTGCGTGGTCTTCAACGTCGCGGCCATCTCGACCTGTGAGCGGTGTCGGGCTTCCCTCAGTTGGCGAAGGGACGCCTCCCGCTCGACGGCCCTGGCCATGCTGGCTTCCACTTCGGCCCGTTCCTCGGCCGGCAGCTTCGCCAGATAGTCCTCCAGCTTGATCGCCATCGCTCGGTCCTTTCCAGGTGTCGGTTGTATCGTTCCTCGGCGATCGAGACCAGGTCATACGGAACTCCAGCCTGGCTCTCAAGGGGAGCGATCTAGGGGGCCTTCGAGCGGTCGTCTCCATCGGTCTCGACGTTCCGGTTGAGGCGAATGGGCAGCGGCCGGCGGCGGCGATTCGCCGGAATTCTCGGGGCTCTGGAGACCACAGTATTGAATAGAGAGACATGCTCGCGCATGCGCTGCGATCGGCCGGGATGGGGATCGCTCGGGTGAGGGGACGTGGGGGGAGGCGGCGGAAGATGACACCACTCGCTGAATACCGTCGACGCTCGTCGGAAGCCACTTCTGAATCAAGGGGGCAGATCGGGCGCCCTGGCCACGCTTGTGTGGCCAGGCGATCGGCGATGGTCACACGGTCGGCCCCAGCGGTTCATGGCCACGTAGGCGTGGCCTGGGCTCCCAGGTCCGCCGTTCTTCAGAGCCGTTGCGCGAGGGGTATCCGGAAAATGGTCGATCAAAGCCAATTCTGGGATCCGGCGAACCGCCTCAAGTTTCAATGGGGAAAACGTTTGCGTCGCCTTCGCGGGCTGGGTGACGGGAGCGATCGAAGCCAAAGGGAGCCAATGGTTCGGGCGGAGAAGGTTGTAGCGGGTTCTCAGGTTGGATTAGGAGCCGACGGCGGTCGTCCCCCTCATCGGATCGCTTCGCGATCTGTCTTCCCCCGCGAGGAGGGAAGACTGTGCGGACCAATTGCCCGGAGCTTGTTGCGTTCGGCGAAACTGGTCGATCGGAGCCAATTGCGGGGAGCCGCGGAGTGGCGTAAGCGGGTGTTGAACAAAGGTTTGCGGCCAGCGGGCGACGGGCGGGCCGTCGACGAACGGAGCCAAACGGAGCCGGTGGTGGGAGTGGGATTGGAGCAGGACGGGAGTGGAGGCGGTGTTCAGCGGTTGGGCTTGTCGGTTCCTCCTGGGTCGGGTTTAATGTCTAAGGAAAGGCACCAGATCCCCCCGACCTCGATCGACGCCCCGGGCCCGACCTGAACCCCCGTCTCGTCCGTTCGGTTCTCGTCGATCGTTCAAGATCGCGTCACGACGTGTGATGTGTTCGGCCTGTGGGTCGGGCTGTCCCGGAGCTTTTCCCGATGCACGATCGCATCGCCTATCAGGGCATCACCTTCGACGACGTCCTCCTTGAGCCGGGATACTCCGACTACCTCCCTCGGGAGGTCGACGTCCGCACCAATTTGACGTCCAGCATCGCGCTGAACATCCCGATTCTGTCCTCCCCCATGGACACGGTGACCGAGGCCGAACTGGCCATCGCGCTGGCGCAGGAAGGCGGCCTGGGGGTCATCCACAAGAACCTCTCGATCGAGGAGCAGACCCGAGAGGTCGACAAGGTGAAGCGGTCCGAGAACGGCGTGATCGTCGACCCGATCACCCTGCCGCCGGACGCCACCGTGGGCGAGGCCCGGAAGATCATGTCCGGGCACAACATCTCGGGCGTGCCGATCACCGTCAACGGCCGGTTGATGGGGATCCTCACCCGTCGCGACCTGCGGTTCCTGGAGTCGAACGACCTCCGTATTGAGGAGGTCATGACCAAGGAGAACCTGGTCACCGCCCCCGCCGACACCCGCCTGGAAGAGGCGGATCGGATTTTAACGAAGAATAAGGTCGAGAAACTTCTGCTGGTTGACGATGAATACCGACTGAAGGGTCTCGTCACGATCAAGGACATCGACAAGCTGCACCGGTATCCCAACGCCTGCAAGGACGCGCGCGGGCGGCTGCGGGCCGGAGCCGCGGTGGGCGTTCACGACTATGAGCGGATCGCCTCGCTGCTGGAAGCGGACGTCGACGTTCTGATCGTGGACTCGGCCCACGGGCACAGCAGGAACGTGGTGGAGACGGTTCGCAAGATCAAGCGCGAGTTCCAGATCCAGGTGGTCGCCGGCAACGTGGCGACGGCCGAAGGGGCGAAGGCCCTGGCGGACGCCGGCGCGGATGCGGTGAAGGTCGGGATTGGACCGGGCTCAATCTGCACGACGCGGGTGGTCTCGGGCGTGGGAGTGCCGCAGATGACGGCGATCGCCTCGGCGGCCAAGGCGCTGGGGGGCTCGGTCCCGATCATCGCCGACGGCGGCATCCGATACTCGGGCGACATCAGCAAGGCGATCGCCGCCGGCGCCCACTGCGTCATGATCGGCGGTCTCTTCGCCGGACTGGCGGAGAGCCCCGGCGACACGATCATCTACCGCGGCCGGAGCTTCAAGACGTATCGCGGGATGGGATCCCTGGGCGCGATGGCCAAGGGCTCGCACGAGCGCTACCGTCAGGAAGCCGCCAAGCCGTCTGAAACCAAGACCGGGGCCGCCCCGAAGCTCGTCCCCGAAGGGGTCGAGGGCCGGGTGCCGTACAAGGGCCCGCTGGCCGATTACGTGTTCCAGTTGGTCGGAGGCCTCCGGGCCGGGATGGGATACTGCGGGACGAAGACGATCGAGGACCTGCGGACCAAGAGCCGGTTCATCCAGGTGACCTCGGCGTCGGTCCAGGAAGGCCACCCGCACGACATCGCCATCACCCAGGAAGCCCCCAACTACACCAGCTACAGCGGAGAATCCGAGGGAGGCCGGTCCCAGGTCTGAGCGACCGGCCCCGCTGAAGAAAGCCGAAGGCGTCGGGAACTCTCGTCTCCACGTCGTCCCTATTGGGTTCTCAGGGGGTCGCGAGACGACCCCCGCCGTGAAACGAGTCCTGGTCCACGTTCGCCAGTCAGTCCAAATCAAGTCAGGAGGCGTCGGGGCGCGGAGGTCTTCCAGCCCGCGACGCCGATCCCCAGGACGGGGGTCAGCGGAAGCATCGACGATGTTCGACCCGGGCCGATCCGGGGGCCTCGCGCCCTCGGCCGCGGTCCGTTGACGAGCCGGCGCTCCTCGGGGCGTCGAGCGTTCCAGGAAAGCAAGGAGGCGTGGCTTGCGTCGCACAACCTCGGCATTGACCACGACGATCTTCGGGGCCGTGCTTTCGGCCTCGACGGTCTCGGCCCAGCAGTCGCAGCCGCCGGACAGGCTGAACGGCGGGGCGTCCGCCGACGCCGACGCCGGATTCGGCATGGCCGCCGCGCGGGGCGCCCGCCACCTCCTGCGCACCGGCCTGGACTACATCGAATACCAGGAGTTCGACCGGGCCTTGAAGTACCTCCGCGAGGCGGAGAAGCGCCAGGCCGAACTCAACGGTCCGGAGCGAACCAAGCTCAAGCAGGCTCTCGACCGCGCCCAGCGCGGGACGCGTGAGGCCATCGGCTCGGAGAAGCCCTACGCCGTCAGCCAGCGGTCGCTCCGCTCCGGCGGCTTCGCGCCGGCGACCAACTCGACGGCCGTCGCCGACAAGACCCGCGACCGCGCCGTGACCCGCGAAGGGGACGACCGGCCCGAGCCCATCCGCCTGGCCGGCGGCGAGGCCCCCGAGCCGGCCCCGGCTCCGTCGGCCGCGTCGCGTGCCCGAGTCGCTGCCGCGCCGGCCCCGCTCCCGGAGATCCCCGACGCCCCGCCGATCGAGGTCCCCGCGGCCCCCAAGCGGTCGCGTTGGGAGATGCCGTCCTCGGCCAGGGCCGTCGGCGAATCGGCTCTCGCCGACGCCATGAAGGTCCCCACGGCCCCGAAGGTCGTCCCGATCGAGCCCGTCGCGACCGCCCCGAAGTCGATCGCGGCCGCCGCGGCTGAAGCCGCCGACTCCGCGCCGGCGCCCTTGCCCGAACAGGCCTCGGCCGCCATGCAGGCCCAGGCCGACCTGGTGACGCCCTTCCCGACGCTGGACCCTGCGCCGGCCGCCGCCGCTGACTCGGCCGTCACTCGCTCCCGGTCGGCCATGACCGCCGCGCCCGCTCCGACCGCCGAACCGGCCCCGGCACCGGCCCCGGCCGCCGCTCCCGAGCCGATCCGGCTGGAACTGCCCGACGAGTTGCCCGATCCCGCGGGACTCGCCGGCGCGAGAAGCGCCCCCGCGCTCCATCGCGACTCCACCGAGACGCCCGCGCAGGACCCGGCCGAGACGCCGGCCGCTGAGGCCGTCCCGACCCCCGCCGAGGAACCGGCCCCGGCCCCCGCCGCGATGCCGGTTCCCGTCGACCCGGGTCCCGCTCCGGCCGCCGAGACGCTCTCGACCCCGGCGCCCGCCGCCGAGGCCGTCCCGACCCCGGCCGAGGAGCCCGCTCCCACGCCGACCCCGGCTCCCGCCGGCATGAGCGACCCGATGCTGGACCTCCCGGCGCTGCCGAGCGAGCTTCGCGGTGCGGCCCCGGCTCCTCAGCCGAACGACGGCCTGCCGCCGCTCCCCGGCGAGACCGGTCCCGCTCCAGCCATGCCCGCCCCGGCTCAGGACCTCCCTCAGCTTCCCGAGTCCGATCCGACGCCCGCCTTCACCCCGGTCTCCGACCTGGGCGCCGCCCCCAGCGCGGCCGAGGCCGCCGGCTTGAACCCCCAGTCGCCGGCGGCGGCCTCCGGGTTCGTCCCCCCTCGCGCCACGGCCTCCTCGACCCTCTCGCCCGACCTTGAGCGGAGCGTCGAGGCCATCGCCCGCCGCCAGGAGCAAGAGGACCGCGCCCGCCTGGCCCGTCGCCAGCAGCCCGCGATCGAGCCCGAAGCCGGCTACGACCCGAACCGCGACCTCTCGGCCGACAGCCGGATGCAGACGCAGATCGACATCAGCCGGGCCCCCAGCCCGGCCGAGGCCCGGCCGATCAACGCCGTCCCCGTCCCCGAGGACTGGGTTCCGCTGGGCGCCCGGACCTGGAGCCCCCAGCGCAAGTACTGGGCGGCGGCCGCGACCTGCCACCTGCCGCTCTACTTCCAGGACCCCATGCTGGAACGGTACGGCCACAGCGTTGAGCAGTACCTGGGCCCCGCCGGCCGCTACTTCACCTACCCGGTCGACAACCACAAGCAGTCGACCCAGCGGATGCAGATCCTCCAGCCGTTCGCCTCGGCCGGCCAGTTCGCCTTCCAGATCCTCACCTTGCCCTACGCCCTGGTCGTCGATCCCCCGTGGGAGGCTCAGTACGACCTGGGCTACTGGCGCCCCGGCGACAAGATCCCGACCGATATGTACTACCTCCCCGTCCACGGCACCGGCCCGCCCCTCAAGGGCAAGAACTACTGAGCCGAACCCTCGGGAAGACGTACCAACGACGACGGCCGCCGGACCTCCCGGCGGCCGTCGTCGCTTCGAACGG of Paludisphaera rhizosphaerae contains these proteins:
- the guaB gene encoding IMP dehydrogenase, whose amino-acid sequence is MHDRIAYQGITFDDVLLEPGYSDYLPREVDVRTNLTSSIALNIPILSSPMDTVTEAELAIALAQEGGLGVIHKNLSIEEQTREVDKVKRSENGVIVDPITLPPDATVGEARKIMSGHNISGVPITVNGRLMGILTRRDLRFLESNDLRIEEVMTKENLVTAPADTRLEEADRILTKNKVEKLLLVDDEYRLKGLVTIKDIDKLHRYPNACKDARGRLRAGAAVGVHDYERIASLLEADVDVLIVDSAHGHSRNVVETVRKIKREFQIQVVAGNVATAEGAKALADAGADAVKVGIGPGSICTTRVVSGVGVPQMTAIASAAKALGGSVPIIADGGIRYSGDISKAIAAGAHCVMIGGLFAGLAESPGDTIIYRGRSFKTYRGMGSLGAMAKGSHERYRQEAAKPSETKTGAAPKLVPEGVEGRVPYKGPLADYVFQLVGGLRAGMGYCGTKTIEDLRTKSRFIQVTSASVQEGHPHDIAITQEAPNYTSYSGESEGGRSQV
- a CDS encoding helix-turn-helix domain-containing protein — encoded protein: MAIKLEDYLAKLPAEERAEVEASMARAVEREASLRQLREARHRSQVEMAATLKTTQAAVSRLERRTDVYVSTLRKYVEAMGGTLVISVQFDDQPPVKLSQFGE